Proteins encoded within one genomic window of Camelina sativa cultivar DH55 chromosome 19, Cs, whole genome shotgun sequence:
- the LOC104764420 gene encoding 60S ribosomal protein L13a-1, giving the protein MVSGSGICAKRVVVDARHHMLGRLGSIVAKELLNGQKVVVVRCEEICLSGGLVRQKMKYMRFLRKRMNTKPSHGPIHFRAPSKIFWRTVRGMIPHKTKRGANALARLKVFEGVPTPYDKVKKMVIPDALKVLRLQAGHKYCLLGRLSSEVGWNHYDTIKELENKRKERAQVVYERKKQLNKLRAKAEKVAEEKLGSQLDVLAPVKY; this is encoded by the exons ATGGTGTCTGGATCAGGGATATGCGCGAAACGCGTGGTGGTTGATGCTCGTCACCACATGCTCGGTCGTTTGGGTTCGATTGTAGCAAAGGAGCTGCTCAATGGCCAGAAAGTTGTGGTTGTCCGGTGCGAGGAGATTTGTCTTTCCGGCGGACTTGTTCGTCAGAAGATGAAGTACATGAGATTCCTCCGCAAGCGTATGAACACTAAACCTTCTCACGGACCTATTCACTTCCGTGCTCCCTCCAAGATCTTCTGGCGTACCGTTCGCGG TATGATTCCTCACAAGACTAAGCGTGGAGCTAATGCACTTGCTCGCTTGAAGGTTTTTGAAGGTGTTCCTACACCATACGACAAGGTCAAGAAGATGGTCATTCCTGACGCTCTCAA GGTCTTGAGGTTGCAGGCTGGCCACAAATACTGTCTGTTGGGCCGCCTTTCTTCTGAAGTCGGGTGGAACCACTACGACACCATCAAG GAGTTGGAGAACAAGAGAAAGGAAAGAGCTCAAGTGGTTTATGAGAGAAAGAAGCAACTTAACAAACTCAGAGCTAAGGCCGAGAAGGTTGCTGAAGAGAAACTTGGATCTCAATTGGACGTTCTTGCACCAGTCAAGTACTGA
- the LOC104764421 gene encoding E3 ubiquitin-protein ligase RNF34-like: protein MSALKSRSNSLAGLSLDAVLGGDIVIQQPSSPPSPPPLQQKTIVPHRPTSQTLLDIIREEYANEGHKDRTTWQIFREKLRLKRSGSAWTSSLHIPASDILIPNTKHFGTALRSHSAGLTNVNIRELVNVLPMSDPPGSSGRAMFTRGSSMRVGSSKNHPDDSPDISVLGDGPPSRSFKPQLSRHDSVRDHSEGEEDNRRRPPIVTFVEERQMSAREAVAAQEAAEAEAAAAGGSEDEDDDDDDEEEETEENKSSSASAPKQTMSLMDLLEETDRQMGLTGSRYAMDEDEEYEEEEEDENYEEEGDGHGEGELSCCACMVKIKGASFSPCGHTFCKLCSKELMAQKGHCPVCSSFVVEFLEIF, encoded by the coding sequence ATGTCGGCGTTAAAGAGCCGTAGTAACTCGTTAGCCGGACTAAGTCTAGACGCTGTTCTTGGCGGCGACATCGTTATACAACAACCGTCATCTCCACCATCTCCACCACCTTTACAACAAAAAACTATTGTACCGCACCGTCCTACAAGCCAAACGCTTTTAGATATCATACGTGAGGAATACGCCAACGAAGGTCACAAAGATCGTACCACGTGGCAAATTTTCCGTGAGAAACTCCGTCTCAAACGAAGCGGTTCCGCTTGGACCTCGTCTCTTCATATCCCTGCTTCGGATATCCTTATCCCTAATACCAAACACTTTGGAACAGCGTTACGGTCACACTCCGCCGGTTTAACCAACGTTAACATCCGAGAACTCGTTAACGTACTACCCATGTCTGATCCACCTGGTTCTTCAGGACGCGCTATGTTCACGCGCGGATCTTCAATGCGGGTCGGGTCGAGTAAAAACCACCCGGACGATTCGCCTGACATCAGCGTTTTAGGAGATGGACCACCGTCTAGGAGCTTTAAACCGCAGTTATCACGGCACGACTCCGTTAGAGATCACAGTGAGGGCGAAGAAGATAACAGACGCCGTCCTCCGATCGTCACGTTCGTGGAAGAGAGGCAGATGTCGGCGAGAGAAGCGGTTGCGGCTCAAGAAGCGGCGGAAGCGGAAGCTGCGGCGGCTGGTGGAAGCGAAGACGAAGATGACGATGACgacgatgaagaggaagaaacagaggagaataAATCGTCGTCAGCTTCTGCACCGAAGCAGACGATGTCGTTGATGGATCTGTTGGAAGAGACAGATCGACAAATGGGATTAACAGGATCAAGATACGCcatggatgaagatgaagagtatgaagaagaagaagaagatgagaattacgaggaagaaggagatggtCACGGAGAAGGAGAGCTTAGTTGCTGCGCTTGCATGGTGAAAATCAAAGGCGCATCTTTCTCACCTTGTGGTCATACGTTTTGTAAGCTCTGTTCTAAAGAGCTTATGGCTCAGAAAGGTCATTGTCCTGTTTGCAGCAGCTTCGTTGTTGAGTTCCTCGAGATCTTTTAG
- the LOC104764422 gene encoding purple acid phosphatase 15 isoform X1 — translation MTFLLLLLFCFLSPAIFSADYIPSTLDGPFVPVTVPLDTSLRGKAIDLPDTDPRVRRRVTGFEPEQISISLSSDHDSIWVSWITGEFQIGKNVKPLNPTSINSIVQFGTLRHSLSHEAKGHSLVYSQLYPFDGLLNYTSGIIHHVRITGLKPSTVYYYRCGDPSRWSMSKIRHFRTMPVSSPSSYPGRIAVVGDLGLTYNTTDTISHLIHNSPDLVLLIGDVSYANLYLTNGTSSDCYSCSFPETPIHETYQPRWDYWGRFMEDLTSKVPLMVIEGNHEIELQAENKTFEAYSSRFAFPFKESGSSSTLYYSFNAGGIHFVMLGAYIAYDKSAEQYEWLKKDLAKVDRSVTPWLVASWHPPWYSSYTAHYREAECMKEALEELLYSYGTDIVFNGHVHAYERSNRVYNYELDLCGPVYIVVGDGGNREKMAIEHADEPGKCPEPLTTPDPVMGGFCARNFTPSGEFCWDRQPDYSAMRESSFGHGILEMKNDTWALWTWYRNQDSNSEVGDQIYIVRQPDQCPHHNRLVNHC, via the exons ATGACGTTTCTACTACTTCTGCTCTTCTGTTTTCTCTCGCCGGCAATCTTCTCTGCCGATTATATCCCTTCAACGTTGGACGGACCTTTCGTTCCCGTGACGGTGCCGTTGGACACTTCTCTCCGGGGAAAAGCCATCGATTTGCCTGACACTGATCCCCGCGTCCGCCGCCGTGTCACCGGTTTCGAGCCGGAGCAG ATTTCTATCTCCCTCTCCTCCGATCACGATTCTATATGGGTCTCTTGGATCACAG GTGAGTTCCAAATCGGAAAGAACGTGAAGCCATTAAATCCGACAAGTATCAACAGTATTGTCCAATTCGGGACATTGAGGCACTCACTAAGTCATGAAGCCAAAGGACATTCACTTGTTTATAGTCAACTTTACCCTTTCGATGGTCTCCTTAACTATACGTCTGGAATCATACACCATGTTCGCATTACAG GGCTGAAACCAAGTACTGTCTATTACTATCGATGCGGAGATCCATCAAGATGGTCTATGAGTAAGATACGCCATTTCAGGACAATGCCGGTTTCTAGTCCCTCGAGTTATCCTGGTCGAATAGCGGTTGTGGGTGATCTTGGTCTCACTTACAACACAACGGATACAATTAGTCACTTGATTCATAATTCTCCGGATCTTGTTTTACTGATCGGCGATGTGAGTTACGCAAACTTGTATCTAACAAACGGGACTAGCTCAGATTGTTATTCTTGCTCTTTCCCTGAGACACCTATACATGAGACGTACCAGCCACGTTGGGACTATTGGGGTAGGTTTATGGAGGATCTGACTTCTAAAGTTCCTTTGATGGTGATTGAAGGGAACCATGAGATCGAATTGCAAGCCGAGAACAAGACCTTTGAAGCTTATAGTTCAAGATTCGCTTTCCCTTTTAAAGAAAGCGGCTCGTCTTCCACGCTCTATTATTCTTTTAACGCTGGTGGGATTCACTTCGTCATGCTCGGTGCCTACATTGCTTATGACAAATCAG CGGAACAATATGAGTGGCTGAAGAAGGATTTGGCTAAAGTTGATAGATCGGTAACTCCATGGTTGGTAGCTTCTTGGCATCCACCTTGGTATAGTTCTTATACAGCGCATTATAGAGAAGCGGAATGCATGAAAGAAGCTTTGGAGGAACTACTTTATTCTTATGGTACCGACATTGTCTTCAACGGACAT GTTCATGCTTATGAACGGTCGAACAGAGTTTACAATTACGAACTAGACCTGTGTGGTCCAGTTTACATTGTGGTTGGTGATGGAGGTAACCGTGAAAAGATGGCGATTGAGCACGCCGATGAACCCGGTAAATGTCCTGAGCCTTTAACCACGCCGGATCCAGTCATGGGTGGGTTTTGCGCTCGGAACTTTACCCCGTCTGGTGAATTCTGTTGGGATCGGCAACCTGATTATAGTGCCATGAGAGAAAGCAGCTTTGGCCATGGAATCCTAGAG ATGAAGAACGATACATGGGCACTATGGACATGGTATAGGAATCAAGACTCGAACAGCGAAGTTGGAGATCAGATTTACATTGTGAGACAACCTGACCAATGTCCGCATCACAACCGCCTTGTTAACCATTGCTAA
- the LOC104764422 gene encoding purple acid phosphatase 15 isoform X2, protein MTFLLLLLFCFLSPAIFSADYIPSTLDGPFVPVTVPLDTSLRGKAIDLPDTDPRVRRRVTGFEPEQISISLSSDHDSIWVSWITGEFQIGKNVKPLNPTSINSIVQFGTLRHSLSHEAKGHSLVYSQLYPFDGLLNYTSGIIHHVRITGLKPSTVYYYRCGDPSRWSMSKIRHFRTMPVSSPSSYPGRIAVVGDLGLTYNTTDTISHLIHNSPDLVLLIGDVSYANLYLTNGTSSDCYSCSFPETPIHETYQPRWDYWGRFMEDLTSKVPLMVIEGNHEIELQAENKTFEAYSSRFAFPFKESGSSSTLYYSFNAGGIHFVMLGAYIAYDKSAEQYEWLKKDLAKVDRSVTPWLVASWHPPWYSSYTAHYREAECMKEALEELLYSYGTDIVFNGHVHAYERSNRVYNYELDLCGPVYIVVGDGGNREKMAIEHADEPGKCPEPLTTPDPVMGGFCARNFTPSGEFCWDRQPDYSAMRESSFGHGILEMKNDTWALWTWYRNQDSNSEVGDQIYIVRQPDQCPHHNRLVNHC, encoded by the exons ATGACGTTTCTACTACTTCTGCTCTTCTGTTTTCTCTCGCCGGCAATCTTCTCTGCCGATTATATCCCTTCAACGTTGGACGGACCTTTCGTTCCCGTGACGGTGCCGTTGGACACTTCTCTCCGGGGAAAAGCCATCGATTTGCCTGACACTGATCCCCGCGTCCGCCGCCGTGTCACCGGTTTCGAGCCGGAGCAGATTTCTATCTCCCTCTCCTCCGATCACGATTCTATATGGGTCTCTTGGATCACAG GTGAGTTCCAAATCGGAAAGAACGTGAAGCCATTAAATCCGACAAGTATCAACAGTATTGTCCAATTCGGGACATTGAGGCACTCACTAAGTCATGAAGCCAAAGGACATTCACTTGTTTATAGTCAACTTTACCCTTTCGATGGTCTCCTTAACTATACGTCTGGAATCATACACCATGTTCGCATTACAG GGCTGAAACCAAGTACTGTCTATTACTATCGATGCGGAGATCCATCAAGATGGTCTATGAGTAAGATACGCCATTTCAGGACAATGCCGGTTTCTAGTCCCTCGAGTTATCCTGGTCGAATAGCGGTTGTGGGTGATCTTGGTCTCACTTACAACACAACGGATACAATTAGTCACTTGATTCATAATTCTCCGGATCTTGTTTTACTGATCGGCGATGTGAGTTACGCAAACTTGTATCTAACAAACGGGACTAGCTCAGATTGTTATTCTTGCTCTTTCCCTGAGACACCTATACATGAGACGTACCAGCCACGTTGGGACTATTGGGGTAGGTTTATGGAGGATCTGACTTCTAAAGTTCCTTTGATGGTGATTGAAGGGAACCATGAGATCGAATTGCAAGCCGAGAACAAGACCTTTGAAGCTTATAGTTCAAGATTCGCTTTCCCTTTTAAAGAAAGCGGCTCGTCTTCCACGCTCTATTATTCTTTTAACGCTGGTGGGATTCACTTCGTCATGCTCGGTGCCTACATTGCTTATGACAAATCAG CGGAACAATATGAGTGGCTGAAGAAGGATTTGGCTAAAGTTGATAGATCGGTAACTCCATGGTTGGTAGCTTCTTGGCATCCACCTTGGTATAGTTCTTATACAGCGCATTATAGAGAAGCGGAATGCATGAAAGAAGCTTTGGAGGAACTACTTTATTCTTATGGTACCGACATTGTCTTCAACGGACAT GTTCATGCTTATGAACGGTCGAACAGAGTTTACAATTACGAACTAGACCTGTGTGGTCCAGTTTACATTGTGGTTGGTGATGGAGGTAACCGTGAAAAGATGGCGATTGAGCACGCCGATGAACCCGGTAAATGTCCTGAGCCTTTAACCACGCCGGATCCAGTCATGGGTGGGTTTTGCGCTCGGAACTTTACCCCGTCTGGTGAATTCTGTTGGGATCGGCAACCTGATTATAGTGCCATGAGAGAAAGCAGCTTTGGCCATGGAATCCTAGAG ATGAAGAACGATACATGGGCACTATGGACATGGTATAGGAATCAAGACTCGAACAGCGAAGTTGGAGATCAGATTTACATTGTGAGACAACCTGACCAATGTCCGCATCACAACCGCCTTGTTAACCATTGCTAA
- the LOC104764423 gene encoding GPI transamidase component PIG-T isoform X1, with translation MACLVRSWIPLLFLQSFLVAIAFGSNEGEEFSEELLLKPLPDRKVLAHFHFENRAPPSNSHGRNHHLFPKAISQLVQKFRVKEMELSFTQGRWNHEHWGGFDPLSSMNAKPVGVELWAVFDVPQSQVDISWKNLTHALSGLFCASINFLESSTSYAAPTWGFGTNSDKLRYGSLPREAVCTENLTPWLKLLPCRDKDGISALMNRPSVYRGFYHSQRLHLSTVESGQEGLGSGIVLEQTLTVVIQPETTSVETNMQPSWSLSSLFGRKVVGSCVLAKSSNVYLQLEGRLGHESKNVDTEIEAHKLWMNSDFDLSLKPDRVIRESSSLLFIFDIDKSSDSEPFDLGLTWKLPSKWSCEQAPLHASRFLMGSGNERGAIAILLKATESQEKLSGRNLTTDGRCTIKANIFQIFPWYIKVYYHTLQIFVDQQQKTDSEVLKKINVSPSTDKVSSGMLEMMLELPCEVKSAAISIEYDKGFLHIDEYPPDANQGFDIPSALISFPSHHASLDFQEELSKSPLLSSFKEKSLVRSYTEVLLVPLTTPDFSMPYNVITITCTIFALYFGSLLNVLRRRIGEEERFLKSQAGKKRGGLKQLLSRLTAKIRGRPIEAPSSESPAAESSFLSSKLIFKIILVAGAAAAWQYFSTDK, from the exons ATGGCTTGCCTTGTTCGATCTTGGATCCCTTTGTTATTTTTGCAATCGTTTTTGGTTGCGATCGCTTTTGGATCGAACGAAGGTGAAGAATTCAGCGAGGAATTGCTGTTGAAGCCTTTGCCTGATCGAAAAGTTTTAGCTCACTTCCATTTCGAGAACCGAGCTCCTCCGTCTAATTCCCATGGCCGCAATCACCATCTCTTCCCTAAAGCTATCTCTCAGTTG GTTCAGAAATTTAGGGTCAAGGAGATGGAGCTATCTTTTACTCAGGGTCGTTGGAACCATGAACATTGGGGAGGATTTGACCCTCTATCAAGTATGAATGCCAAGCCTGTTGGGGTGGAGCTGTGGGCTGTGTTTGATGTTCCTCAGTCTCAGGTTGATATTTCTTGGAAGAACTTAACTCACGCACTGTCAGGGCTTTTTTGTGCTTCGATCAACTTTCTAGAATCTTCAACTTCGTATGCTGCTCCTACTTGGGGGTTTGGGACAAATTCAGACAAGCTGAGGTATGGTTCACTGCCACGTGAAGCTGTTTGTACCGAGAACTTGACCCCATGGCTAAAGCTGCTTCCGTGTAGAGACAAGGATGGCATCTCTGCACTAATGAATAGGCCTTCTGTTTACAGAGGGTTTTATCATTCTCAGAGGTTGCATTTATCCACCGTTGAATCTGGTCAAGAGGGATTGGGTTCTGGCATAGTGCTGGAGCAAACTCTTACTGTTGTTATTCAGCCTGAAACTACGTCTGTTGAAACAAATATGCAGCCAAGTTGGTCCCTCAGCTCCCTCTTTGGGCGAAAAGTAGTTGGGAGTTGTGTTCTTGCAAAGTCAAGTAATGTGTATCTTCAATTGGAGGGTCGTCTTGGTCACGAATCAAAGAACGTTGATACAGAAATAGAAGCTCACAAACTCTGGATGAATTCAGATTTTGATTTGTCCCTTAAGCCAGATAGGGTTATTCGAGAAAGCAGCAGCTTGCTCTTTATCTTTGATATTGATAAATCTAGTGACAGCGAGCCATTTGATCTTGGCCTTACTTGGAAACTTCCCTCAAAGTGGTCATGTGAACAAGCTCCATTACACGCGAGTCGGTTTTTGATGGGAAGTGGGAACGAAAGGGGTGCAATAGCCATCTTGTTAAAAGCGACAGAATCGCAGGAGAAGTTATCCGGCAGAAATCTCACCACCGATGGACGCTGTACAATAAAGGCAaacattttccagattttcccATGGTATATTAAGGTTTATTATCATACCTTACAAATCTTTGTGGACCAACAACAGAAGACAGACAGTGAGGTCTTAAAGAAGATCAATGTTTCACCATCTACGGATAAGGTGTCATCTGGCATGTTGGAGATGATGCTGGAACTACCATGTGAAGTGAAATCTGCTGCCATATCAATCGAATATGATAAG GGTTTTCTACATATAGATGAATATCCTCCTGATGCTAATCAAGGATTCGACATTCCATCGGCTTTGATAAGTTTCCCCAGTCATCATGCTAGTTTGGATTTCCAAGAAGAGCTCAGCAAATCACCCTTATTATCAAGTTTTAAG GAAAAATCCTTAGTTCGCTCTTACACAGAAGTATTGCTCGTACCTTTAACAACTCCTGATTTTAGCATGCCCTACAATGTAATCACAATCACATGCACCATCTTCGCATTGTATTTCGGATCATTGCTCAATGTTCTACGTAGACGAAtcggtgaagaagaaaggtttcTCAAAAGCCAAG CAGGAAAGAAAAGAGGTGGACTTAAGCAGTTATTATCAAGATTGACAGCCAAGATTAGAGGGAGACCAATTGAAGCACCATCATCAGAGTCGCCTGCAGCTGAATCTTCGTTCTTGTCTAGTAaacttattttcaaaatcatatTAGTTGCAGGAGCTGCAGCAGCATGGCAATATTTTTCCACGGACAAGTAG
- the LOC104764423 gene encoding GPI transamidase component PIG-T isoform X2 encodes MACLVRSWIPLLFLQSFLVAIAFGSNEGEEFSEELLLKPLPDRKVLAHFHFENRAPPSNSHGRNHHLFPKAISQLVQKFRVKEMELSFTQGRWNHEHWGGFDPLSSMNAKPVGVELWAVFDVPQSQVDISWKNLTHALSGLFCASINFLESSTSYAAPTWGFGTNSDKLRYGSLPREAVCTENLTPWLKLLPCRDKDGISALMNRPSVYRGFYHSQRLHLSTVESGQEGLGSGIVLEQTLTVVIQPETTSVETNMQPSWSLSSLFGRKVVGSCVLAKSSNVYLQLEGRLGHESKNVDTEIEAHKLWMNSDFDLSLKPDRVIRESSSLLFIFDIDKSSDSEPFDLGLTWKLPSKWSCEQAPLHASRFLMGSGNERGAIAILLKATESQEKLSGRNLTTDGRCTIKANIFQIFPWYIKVYYHTLQIFVDQQQKTDSEVLKKINVSPSTDKVSSGMLEMMLELPCEVKSAAISIEYDKGFLHIDEYPPDANQGFDIPSALISFPSHHASLDFQEELSKSPLLSSFKEKSLVRSYTEVLLVPLTTPDFSMPYNVITITCTIFALYFGSLLNVLRRRIGEEERFLKSQGKKRGGLKQLLSRLTAKIRGRPIEAPSSESPAAESSFLSSKLIFKIILVAGAAAAWQYFSTDK; translated from the exons ATGGCTTGCCTTGTTCGATCTTGGATCCCTTTGTTATTTTTGCAATCGTTTTTGGTTGCGATCGCTTTTGGATCGAACGAAGGTGAAGAATTCAGCGAGGAATTGCTGTTGAAGCCTTTGCCTGATCGAAAAGTTTTAGCTCACTTCCATTTCGAGAACCGAGCTCCTCCGTCTAATTCCCATGGCCGCAATCACCATCTCTTCCCTAAAGCTATCTCTCAGTTG GTTCAGAAATTTAGGGTCAAGGAGATGGAGCTATCTTTTACTCAGGGTCGTTGGAACCATGAACATTGGGGAGGATTTGACCCTCTATCAAGTATGAATGCCAAGCCTGTTGGGGTGGAGCTGTGGGCTGTGTTTGATGTTCCTCAGTCTCAGGTTGATATTTCTTGGAAGAACTTAACTCACGCACTGTCAGGGCTTTTTTGTGCTTCGATCAACTTTCTAGAATCTTCAACTTCGTATGCTGCTCCTACTTGGGGGTTTGGGACAAATTCAGACAAGCTGAGGTATGGTTCACTGCCACGTGAAGCTGTTTGTACCGAGAACTTGACCCCATGGCTAAAGCTGCTTCCGTGTAGAGACAAGGATGGCATCTCTGCACTAATGAATAGGCCTTCTGTTTACAGAGGGTTTTATCATTCTCAGAGGTTGCATTTATCCACCGTTGAATCTGGTCAAGAGGGATTGGGTTCTGGCATAGTGCTGGAGCAAACTCTTACTGTTGTTATTCAGCCTGAAACTACGTCTGTTGAAACAAATATGCAGCCAAGTTGGTCCCTCAGCTCCCTCTTTGGGCGAAAAGTAGTTGGGAGTTGTGTTCTTGCAAAGTCAAGTAATGTGTATCTTCAATTGGAGGGTCGTCTTGGTCACGAATCAAAGAACGTTGATACAGAAATAGAAGCTCACAAACTCTGGATGAATTCAGATTTTGATTTGTCCCTTAAGCCAGATAGGGTTATTCGAGAAAGCAGCAGCTTGCTCTTTATCTTTGATATTGATAAATCTAGTGACAGCGAGCCATTTGATCTTGGCCTTACTTGGAAACTTCCCTCAAAGTGGTCATGTGAACAAGCTCCATTACACGCGAGTCGGTTTTTGATGGGAAGTGGGAACGAAAGGGGTGCAATAGCCATCTTGTTAAAAGCGACAGAATCGCAGGAGAAGTTATCCGGCAGAAATCTCACCACCGATGGACGCTGTACAATAAAGGCAaacattttccagattttcccATGGTATATTAAGGTTTATTATCATACCTTACAAATCTTTGTGGACCAACAACAGAAGACAGACAGTGAGGTCTTAAAGAAGATCAATGTTTCACCATCTACGGATAAGGTGTCATCTGGCATGTTGGAGATGATGCTGGAACTACCATGTGAAGTGAAATCTGCTGCCATATCAATCGAATATGATAAG GGTTTTCTACATATAGATGAATATCCTCCTGATGCTAATCAAGGATTCGACATTCCATCGGCTTTGATAAGTTTCCCCAGTCATCATGCTAGTTTGGATTTCCAAGAAGAGCTCAGCAAATCACCCTTATTATCAAGTTTTAAG GAAAAATCCTTAGTTCGCTCTTACACAGAAGTATTGCTCGTACCTTTAACAACTCCTGATTTTAGCATGCCCTACAATGTAATCACAATCACATGCACCATCTTCGCATTGTATTTCGGATCATTGCTCAATGTTCTACGTAGACGAAtcggtgaagaagaaaggtttcTCAAAAGCCAAG GAAAGAAAAGAGGTGGACTTAAGCAGTTATTATCAAGATTGACAGCCAAGATTAGAGGGAGACCAATTGAAGCACCATCATCAGAGTCGCCTGCAGCTGAATCTTCGTTCTTGTCTAGTAaacttattttcaaaatcatatTAGTTGCAGGAGCTGCAGCAGCATGGCAATATTTTTCCACGGACAAGTAG